In Pseudophryne corroboree isolate aPseCor3 chromosome 3, aPseCor3.hap2, whole genome shotgun sequence, a genomic segment contains:
- the LOC135057964 gene encoding uncharacterized protein LOC135057964, producing MAKQHQPSCKLVLSQKGSMLLNIEGYLFAKSKQLGDICYWNCVEKKSGYCPSYASTIEFGTPVVCSHGEHNHPPWAEETDVARRRDALRQAIKRARREDFLAKTRSLTDINVPQHLREIGGELFLAKDTTFADNRILIFATLENIRKLQEAPYWVMDGTFKTCHTMFHHLCSIHAMVGTDESTQRFLPLVYGLLSSKSEECYKKFFSDLQDYAEENDIELAPQYIMTDFELATINAAKSEFPCSTQKCGLFHLSQNIWRSIQSAGLGDQNGAESDFSIQMRQLQALAFLPESEIPSAFVKLKTHMPRNAAPVIQYFEENFVLGKSRNAIRISPCYPPSIWSVAENNDLGIPRTQNELEGWHQRWNTILGQRTLGVFNLITHLIMEQRNTKNQIELVIGNVARTLPCKDDVSKEKALQTCARNRDALDTLTFLRGIAHNLRP from the coding sequence ATGGCAAAACAACATCAGCCATCATGCAAACTCGTTCTGTCTCAAAAAGGATCCATGCTGTTGAACATAGAGGGATATTTATTTGCAAAAAGCAAGCAGCTAGGAGATATATGTTACTGGAATTGCGTGGAGAAGAAAAGTGGATATTGTCCATCATATGCCAGCACTATTGAATTCGGAACACCCGTAGTCTGTTCACATGGAGAACACAATCACCCCCCATGGGCAGAGGAAACTGATGTAGCTAGGCGTCGTGATGCACTAAGACAAGCAATAAAAAGAGCGAGGAGAGAGGACTTTCTTGCCAAAACACGATCATTAACAGATATTAATGTACCCCAGCATTTAAGGGAAATTGGTGGTGAACTTTTCCTGGCCAAAGACACTACTTTTGCAGATAACCGAATATTAATATTTGCTACCTTGGAGAACATTCGTAAACTGCAAGAGGCACCTTACTGGGTTATGGATGGTACTTTTAAGACATGTCACACTATGTTCCATCATTTGTGTTCCATTCACGCTATGGTTGGAACAGATGAATCCACACAAAGATTCCTACCGCTGGTTTACGGGTTACTGTCTAGCAAAAGTGAGGAATGTTACAAAAAGTTTTTTTCAGATCTACAGGATTATGCAGAGGAAAATGATATCGAGCTTGCTCCACAGTATATAATGACGGACTTTGAGTTGGCGACCATAAATGCAGCAAAGAGTGAGTTTCCATGCAGTACTCAGAAATGCGGTCTGTTTCATTTGTCTCAGAACATCTGGAGAAGTATCCAGAGCGCAGGTTTAGGTGACCAAAATGGAGCAGAGTCTGACTTTTCAATTCAAATGAGACAGTTACAGGCTCTGGCTTTCCTACCAGAAAGTGAGATACCTTCTGCATTTGTCAAATTAAAAACTCATATGCCTAGGAATGCTGCTCCAGTTATTCAATATTTTGAAGAAAATTTTGTTCTTGGAAAAAGTCGCAATGCTATTAGAATATCCCCTTGTTATCCCCCATCAATTTGGTCTGTTGCTGAAAATAATGACCTGGGTATCCCCAGGACACAAAATGAGTTGGAGGGATGGCATCAAAGATGGAATACGATTCTTGGTCAAAGAACATTAGGAGTATTCAATCTAATTACTCATCTCATCATGGAGCAGCGTAATACAAAGAATCAAATTGAATTAGTTATTGGAAATGTTGCCAGAACCCTACCATGCAAAGACGATGTAAGTAAGGAAAAAGCATTGCAGACATGTGCCCGCAATAGAGATGCTTTGGACACACTAACCTTTTTGCGAGGCATCGCGCATAATTTGAGACCATAA